Proteins co-encoded in one Lineus longissimus chromosome 11, tnLinLong1.2, whole genome shotgun sequence genomic window:
- the LOC135496339 gene encoding CCR4-NOT transcription complex subunit 1-like isoform X9: MNLDSLSFALSQISYLVANLTKKNYKSSVAEISHLVAQHGAEADRHLFRCLFSHVDFGGDGKSSGKDFHQTQFLIQECASLTSKPNFISALCYAVDSPLHHQKSLKPTAQLFSQISKVLRLTRVQEVLLGLALLSSQIPETRNYAAQFVKQKLPDLLRSYIDLDTASVQEGGLQDTAVEVVHLLLTQFLQRRDQFGIGTDQKEAFLKALRKDFPVDRVPIVLFPLLYPDKQDPAIPRITLDAVNMPKAMNESSLADMIVEVGYSCTASIEECRTTLVQFGVREITPASIARVLGLMAKTPSGLGDQINVQSINQPGGSIWGESKEKQDNGGLATWNVDVFVQVVQDLAPHLNWKEVVGELDHPGFVILSKQGFRLLVQALFRGIQDIFPVEFIYRHWKNSEGQLSWITQSLKYPDVFCFADYQCHTVVIDILKMPPDDENREIATWKSLDLVETLLRLSEAGHYQLVSELFKFPIQHCPDMLVLALLQIAPQPNWNTLKHELISTLMPTFLGNHQNSAIVLHYAWHCQGQSTTIRTLIMHSMAEWYMRGDHHDQVRLSRILDVAQDLKALSMLLNATPFAFVIDLACLASRREYLKLDKWLGDKIREHGEPFVQSVVNFLKRRCPQVVGGAMKEDPQHPQSKNQLLPADTFNTMLACLQACCSSLVAPELTDAIVTMVANANMMMKQRLPPPGAIGAKPMNQGMGSAINNPMDQLGPNGNFGLGTTMPSSVSAPNMPGFPQSLGPLNTTPGSPAKGLPFPGQSQAQGQAQTSYSMQSLATQSLATQLQGLSMQTTMPMSTPMSRSTASSGTPSLGALSAAAAMKQQQQQQTQQTADRLRQGESAAGDMSSIFPEMNQQFSKEIEDEANSYFQRIYNHPPHPTISIDEVLDMLKRFKDSSDRKEKEVFHCMLRNLFEEYRFFPQYPDKELHTTAVLFGGIIEQGLVTYMSLGIALRFVLEALKKPYGAKMYNFGIAALDRFKTRLKDYPQYCQHLASIPHFNQFPPHLIEYVQCGARSQEPPNRPQGPATPSQSTPSPLPAASTTPVTTSAAAAPSSTTSTQAAISKTIAKPSIANTTNIDTLIAGTEGKEEICVPREAVQDKVFFIFNNLSQSNMAQKSEELKEAMSEEHMPWVSQYLVMKRASIEPNFHTLYANFIDHMHNNWGIIGMVIKETFRNIKVLLRSDKGVANFSDRSLLKNLGHWLGLLTLGKNKPILHIDIDLKSLVYEAYHKGAQELLYVVPFVAKVVESCAKSKVFKPPNPWTMGIMNILYELHQEPDLKLNLKFEIEVLCKALNLDINSLKNPRYLRNRDKLATLEYQLSSRGKIKEPTPTLQEDNQAAAQTAALVAAAAAAATAAGAQQSSLLPPSGLMPPSGTNSFSAGLNASLVASGMAGNIAGNMNLSAGGMMTAITTPTVSTVVSSSGVATTTTSASATAPPQPQFTFMDINTSSFTGLVPHIVINEQIALFQTNPQLKQYVRPAIERSVQDLLPPVVERSIKIALTTCEQIVKKDFALDPEEGRMRMAAHHMVRNMTAGMALITCREPLLISITTNLKTAFLQTFRNATPPQKEMIEQASQVLATDNTELACAFIQKTAVEKALPEMDKRLATEFELRKHARNEGRRYCDPVVLTYQAERMPEQIRLKVGGVTPQQLAVYEEFGRNIPGFLPTGGASSSDAQHPAFFKQLPPQQQPQQPQAPQSFSTDEITQIYDKIAHDIEQYLLSQYAISQQQSPLLQSLASLLEAVLLARNSREIVTAIALLQKAVEGLLDGISSLTPASDPEAMIRYRDCHLLVLRGLQDQRAYGPQWTNKQVTRCLIECREDFKYNVEAVDVLIRSHLVNMQQYDVHFAQSMDNGLNYMAVAFAMQLVQRFCIDEKHNTQINEADLYNTIETLARIAAHSRQAPDGLTGLIETIRQHNDGGLLDRAPGGPTLHSGISQAREFDDPPGLHEKTEFLLREWVNMYHSPAAGRDSTKAFSAFVGQMHQQGILKSDDLIARFFRLCTEMCVDLCYRALGEQTHSATLIRAKCFHTLDAFVRLIALLVKHSGDAANPVTKINLLNKVGRAAAIVLGIVAGVLLQDHEVRNTEFQQLPYHRIFIMLFIELNAPELVLDSINFQILTAFCNTLHILRPAKAPGFSYAWLELVSHRVFIGRMLAITPAQRGWGMYAQLLIDLFKFLAPFLRNADLTKPTQLLYRGTLRVLLVLLHDFPEFLCDYHYAFCDAIPPNCIQVRNLILSAFPRNMRLPDPFTPNLKVDMLNEITHAPRILTNFTNMIQPPTFKKDLDSYLKTRSPVTFLSDLRSNLQVGSEPGNRYNIQLINALVLYVGTQAIAYIQQKSLTPSMTTIAHSSHMDIFQNLAVDLDSEGRYLFLNAIANQLRYPNSHTHYFSCTLLYLFAEANTEAIQEQITRVLLERLIVNRPHPWGLLITFIELIKNPQFRFWNHEFVHCAPEIETLFESVARSCTKTHRDDVNETHFDVPKI, translated from the exons ATGAATCTGGACTCCCTGTCCTTTGCCTTGTCTCAAATCAGTTATTTAGTGGCAAATTTGACGAAGAAAAATTACAAGTCGAGCGTCGCAGAAATCTCTCAT CTTGTTGCCCAGCACGGAGCTGAGGCTGATCGGCATCTGTTCAGGTGTCTATTCTCCCACGTTGATTTTGGTGGTGATGGTAAAAGCAGTGGCAAAGACTTTCACCAA ACACAATTCTTGATTCAAGAGTGTGCATCGCTCACATCCAAACCGAACTTCATATCGGCATTGTGCTACGCAGTTGATAGCCCGCTACATCACCAGAAG AGCCTAAAGCCAACTGCTCAGCTCTTCTCCCAGATCAGCAAGGTCCTACGCCTCACTCGCGTGCAGGAAGTCTTACTAGGCTTGGCCTTACTCAGCTCTCAGATCCCTGAGACAAGGAATTACGCTGCTCAATTTGTGAAGCAGAAACTACCTGATCTTCTCAGGTCTTATATAGATTTAG ACACAGCCAGTGTTCAAGAAGGAGGCCTCCAGGACACGGCTGTTGAGGTCGTCCACTTGTTATTGACTCAGTTCCTGCAGAGACGGGACCAGTTTGGCATTGGTACTGACCAAAAGGAAGCTTTTCTTAAGGCACTCAGAAAAG ATTTTCCTGTTGATCGAGTTCCGATTGTCCTTTTCCCGCTGCTTTACCCAGACAAACAAGACCCAGCGATCCCAAGGATTACATTGGACGCTGTCAACATGCCAAAAGCAATG AATGAGAGTTCATTGGCTGATATGATCGTAGAGGTTGGCTACAGTTGCACTGCCAGCATTGAAGAATGTCGTACGACGCTGGTGCAGTTTGGTGTACGAGAGATCACCCCGGCCTCTATAGCACGAGTTCTGGGACTGATGGCCAAGACACCCTCTGGGTTAGGAGACCAAATCAATGTACAG TCGATCAACCAACCCGGAGGGAGCATCTGGGGAGAGTCCAAAGAGAAACAGGATAATGGCGGCCTGGCCACGTGGAACGTTGACGTGTTTGTACAGGTTGTTCAGGATCTG GCTCCTCATCTCAACTGGAAAGAGGTGGTGGGTGAGCTCGACCATCCAGGCTTTGTGATCCTGAGCAAGCAAGGATTCCGACTGTTAGTCCAAGCTCTCTTCAGGGGCATCCAGGATATCTTTCCCGTCGAGTTCATCTACCGGCACTGGAAGAACTCGGAGGGACAACTCTCTTGGATCACGCAGTCGTTGAAGTACCCTGATGTGTTCTGTTTTGCGGATTATCAGTGTCATACAGTTGTGATAGACATTTTGAAGATGCCGCCTGATGATGAGAATAGAGAGATCGCAACTTG GAAATCACTAGATCTAGTTGAGACACTCCTGAGACTATCAGAAGCTGGTCACTATCAGTTGGTCTCCGAGCTTTTCAAGTTTCCGATTCAACACTGCCCGGATATGTTGGTGCTAGCTTTGTTACAGATCGCT cCTCAACCAAACTGGAACACACTGAAGCATGAACTGATCTCCACGCTGATGCCAACTTTCCTCGGGAATCACCAGAACTCGGCAATAGTCTTACATTATGCTTGGCACTGCCAG GGCCAGTCGACAACGATTCGGACACTGATAATGCATTCCATGGCTGAGTGGTACATGCGAGGAGACCACCACGACCAGGTCAGACTCTCCAGGATACTGGACGTGGCACAGGATCTCAAG GCACTATCCATGTTGTTGAACGCCACGCCATTTGCTTTTGTGATCGACCTGGCGTGCCTCGCCTCCAGGAGGGAATATCTCAAACTGGACAAGTGGTTGGGTGATAAGATCAGAGAACATGGG GAACCATTCGTACAATCAGTCGTCAATTTCCTGAAGCGTCGCTGCCCTCAGGTAGTAGGTGGCGCTATGAAGGAGGACCCACAGCATCCACAATCAAAGAACCAATTACTACCAGCAGACACGTTTAACACGATGTTGGCATGTCTCCAGGCCTGCTGCAG CAGTCTCGTGGCTCCAGAGTTGACAGATGCCATCGTGACCATGGTAGCTAATGCTAACATGATGATGAAGCAACGCCTGCCACCTCCGGGGGCGATCGGTGCCAAACCAATGAACCAAGGGATGGGCAGTGCCATCAATAACCCG ATGGATCAGCTTGGCCCTAATGGTAACTTTGGCCTCGGCACCACCATGCCCTCATCAGTGTCAGCTCCCAACATGCCCGGCTTCCCCCAAAGCCTTGGTCCCCTCAACACGACACCGGGATCCCCAGCGAAGGGCCTGCCCTTCCCAGGTCAGTCCCAGGCCCAAGGACAGGCGCAGACAAGCTATTCAATGCAATCTTTGGCCACACAATCTTTGGCGACACAGTTACAAG GTCTCTCCATGCAGACGACCATGCCAATGTCGACGCCAATGAGCCGCTCGACTGCCTCCAGTGGGACGCCGTCCCTCGGTGCCCTCAGTGCCGCCGCTGCCAtgaaacaacaacagcaacaacagacACAGCAGACGGCCGACAGGCTGCGCCAAGGAGAGT CTGCAGCGGGTGACATGTCGAGCATCTTCCCCGAGATGAACCAACAGTTCTCCAAGGAGATCGAGGACGAGGCAAACTCGTATTTCCAGCGCATCTACAACCATCCGCCGCATCCGACCATCTCGATCGACGAGGTCCTCGACATGTTGAAACGCTTCAAGGATTCCTCTGACAGGAAAGAGAAG GAGGTGTTCCATTGTATGCTGAGGAATCTGTTTGAGGAATACCGCTTCTTCCCCCAGTACCCAGACAAAGAACTCCACACGACTGCCGTACTGTTTGGCGGCATCATCGAACAGGGCCTAGTCACGTACATGTCTCTGGGTATAGCATTACGGTTTGTGCTGGAAGCTCTGAAGAAACCGTACGGGGCTAAGATGTACAACTTTGGCATCGCTGCGTTGGATCGTTTCAAGACGAGACTGAAGGATTACCCACAGTATTGCCAGCATCTGGCATCGATACCACATTTCAATCAGTTCCCACCGCATCTTATTGAG TACGTACAGTGCGGTGCAAGGAGTCAGGAGCCGCCAAATCGACCGCAAGGTCCGGCCACACCCAGCCAGAGCACACCATCGCCACTCCCTGCTGCTTCGACCACACCAGTCACGACGTCTGCTGCTGCTGCGCCAAGTTCGACAACATCAACGCAAGCTGCGATCTCGAAAACGATTGCAAAGCCGTCGATTGCCAATACAACGAATATCGACACGCTGATTGCGGGTACGGAGGGGAAGGAGGAGATATGTGTACCACGGGAGGCAGTGCAGGATAAAGTGTTCTTCATCTTCAATAATCTCTCGCAGTCGAACATGGCACAAAAG AGTGAGGAGTTGAAGGAAGCTATGTCTGAGGAACACATGCCGTGGGTTTCGCAATACCTGGTCATGAAGAGAGCGAGTATTGAGCCTAACTTCCACACCCTCTACGCCAACTTCATTGACCATATGCACAACAACTGGGGCATTATTGGTATGGTCATCAAGGAGACTTTTAGAAATATCAAG GTTTTACTTCGAAGTGACAAGGGCGTGGCTAACTTCTCCGACAGATCACTGCTGAAGAATCTTGGTCATTGGCTCGGCTTGTTGACGTTGGGCAAAAACAAGCCGATCTTACACATT GATATTGACCTAAAGTCGCTTGTTTACGAAGCCTACCACAAGGGGGCACAGGAGTTACTGTATGTAGTGCCCTTTGTTGCCAAAGTCGTTGAATCATGTGCTAAAAGTAAG GTCTTCAAGCCTCCTAACCCATGGACCATGGGCATTATGAATATACTGTACGAACTGCACCAGGAGCCAGACCTCAAGTTGAACCTGAAGTTTGAGATTGAGGTCTTATGCAAGGCGCTTAACTTAGACATCAAT TCGCTAAAGAATCCACGCTATCTACGCAATCGTGACAAGCTAGCGACGTTAGAGTACCAGCTCTCCTCGCGAGGCAAGATCAAAGAGCCCACGCCAACTCTCCAGGAGGACAACCAGGCAGCAGCACAGACAGCTGCCCTTGTGGCGGCCGCAGCTGCTGCAGCGACAGCAGCCGGTGCTCAGCAGTCATCGCTCCTACCACCGTCAG GTCTGATGCCTCCGTCGGGAACCAACAGCTTCTCAGCGGGACTGAACGCGTCCCTTGTCGCATCGGGAATGGCCGGCAACATCGCTGGTAACATGAACCTCTCCGCCGGCGGAATGATGACGGCAATCACGACCCCGACTGTCTCCACGGTGGTCTCGAGCTCTGGCGtggcaacgacaacaacatccGCATCAGCGACGGCACCGCCACAGCCTCAGTTCACGTTCATGGACATCAATACGTCATCGTTTACCGGGCTCGTTCCTCATATTGTGATAAACGAACAA ATCGCACTATTCCAGACCAACCCACAGTTGAAGCAATATGTCCGCCCAGCAATTGAGCGTTCGGTCCAAGACCTCCTCCCACCAGTTGTGGAGAGATCGATCAAAATCGCTCTGACCACCTGTGAGCAGATTGTCAAAAAG GATTTCGCCCTGGACCCCGAAGAGGGCCGTATGAGAATGGCTGCCCACCACATGGTCCGCAACATGACCGCCGGCATGGCTTTGATCACATGTCGGGAGCCattgctcattagcataacaaCCAATCTAAAGACTGCTTTCTTGCAGACTTTTAGG AATGCCACCCCGCCCCAGAAGGAGATGATTGAGCAGGCAAGCCAGGTGTTGGCCACGGATAACACAGAACTGGCCTGTGCCTTCATCCAGAAGACCGCAGTGGAGAAGGCACTGCCGGAGATGGACAAGAGACTCGCCACA GAGTTCGAGCTGCGTAAACATGCGAGAAATGAAGGCAGACGATATTGTGATCCTGTTGTGTTGACGTACCAGGCCGAGAGGATGCCTGAGCAGATCAGACTGAAGGTTGGCGGCGTTACCCCACAGCAGCTCGCTGTATATGAAGAGTTCGGCCGCAACATTCCCGGCTTCTTGCCAACAGGTGGCGCCTCATCATCAGATGCGCAGCATCCGGCATTCTTCAAACAGTTGCCACCGCAACAGCAGCCTCAACAGCCACAGGCTCCTCAG TCATTCTCCACTGATGAGATCACACAAATCTACGACAAGATAGCTCACGATATTGAGCAGTACCTGCTGTCACAGTACGCCATATCCCAGCAGCAGTCTCCACTCCTGCAGTCTCTTGCTAGTCTGCTGGAGGCGGTCCTCCTGGCAAGGAACTCGAGGGAGATTGTCACAGCAATTGCGCTGCTACAGAAG GCTGTAGAAGGACTACTAGATGGCATCTCCTCGCTGACGCCAGCCTCGGATCCTGAGGCAATGATCCGATACCGCGACTGCCACCTCCTGGTGCTGCGAGGCCTCCAAGACCAGCGAGCGTACGGACCGCAGTGGACCAACAAGCAAGTGACGCGATGTCTGATCGAGTGTCGCGAAGACTTCAAGTATAACGTGGAGGCTGTGGATGTCTTGATCCGTAGTCACCTTGTCAACATGCAACAGTATGATGTTCATTTTGCACAG TCGATGGACAATGGATTGAACTACATGGCCGTCGCGTTCGCCATGCAGCTCGTCCAGAGATTCTGCATCGATGAGAAACACAACACCCAGATTAACGAGGCAGACTTGTACAACACGATTGAGACGCTGGCTCGCATTGCCGCTCATTCCAGACAAGCACCTGACGG ACTGACTGGTCTCATCGAGACAATCAGACAGCATAACGATGGTGGTCTCCTCGATCGAGCCCCTGGTGGCCCGACGTTACACTCGGGCATCTCCCAGGCGCGCGAGTTCGATGATCCACCAGGCCTGCATGAGAAGACAGAGTTCCTGCTAAGGGAGTGGGTCAACATGTACCACTCTCCTGCTGCTGGGAGAGACAGCACTAAGGCTTTCTCCGCTTTCGTCGGCCAG ATGCACCAGCAAGGCATCCTCAAGTCCGACGACCTTATCGCACGTTTCTTCCGCCTCTGCACGGAGATGTGCGTCGACCTGTGCTATCGTGCCTTGGGCGAGCAGACACACAGCGCCACGCTGATCCGCGCCAAATGTTTCCACACTCTGGATGCCTTTGTGCGTCTAATCGCTCTCCTGGTGAAACATTCCGGCGACGCAGCCAACCCGGTCACGAAGATCAACCTTCTCAATAAAGTGGGTCGAGCGGCGGCAATT GTGCTTGGTATTGTGGCGGGCGTCCTCCTGCAGGATCATGAAGTGAGGAACACCGAGTTCCAGCAGTTGCCTTACCATAGGATATTCATCATGCTCTTCATTGAACTAAACGCGCCAGAGTTGGTCTTGGACAGCatcaatttccagattctgacTGCATTTTG CAATACCCTTCATATCTTGAGACCAGCAAAGGCACCAGGTTTCTCCTACGCCTGGCTCGAGTTGGTGTCTCACCGAGTATTCATTGGACGTATGTTGGCAATCACTCCGGCACAGAGG GGTTGGGGCATGTATGCTCAACTTCTGATAGACTTGTTCAAGTTCTTGGCCCCATTCTTGAGGAACGCCGACCTGACCAAGCCGACACAGTTACTCTACAGG GGTACGCTGCGAGTCCTTTTGGTGCTGCTACACGACTTCCCAGAATTCCTCTGTGATTATCACTACGCGTTCTGCGACGCGATTCCACCCAACTGTATTCAAGTGCGTAACCTGATCTTGAGTGCTTTCCCACGCAACATGCGGCTGCCCGATCCGTTCACACCCAACCTCAAAGTCGACATGTTGAATGAGATCACACATGCGCCGAGGATCTTGACGAATTTCACCAACATGATTCAACCGCCTACATTCAAGAAG GATCTCGATTCCTACCTGAAGACACGCTCCCCAGTCACATTCTTGTCAGATCTGCGCAGCAACCTCCAAGTGGGGAGCGAGCCTGGTAACCGATACAACATCCAGCTGATCAACGCCCTGGTGCTGTATGTGGGCACACAAGCTATCGCCTACATCCAGCAGAAGTCGCTGACTCCGAGCATGACGACGATAGCTCACTCGTCACATATGGATATCTTCCAGAACTTGGCAGTTGATCTTGACTCGGAAG GCCGCTACTTATTCTTGAATGCCATCGCCAACCAGCTGCGGTACCCGAACAGCCATACGCACTACTTCAGCTGTACCCTGCTGTATCTGTTCGCGGAGGCAAACACCGAGGCAATACAGGAACAGATCACTAG AGTGTTACTAGAGCGGCTGATAGTGAACCGACCCCACCCATGGGGCCTGTTAATCACCTTCATTGAGCTCATCAAGAACCCACAGTTCCGATTCTGGAATCATGAGTTCGTTCATTGCGCCCCAGAAATTGAAAC GTTGTTCGAGTCAGTGGCAAGGAGCTGCACCAAGACACATCGAGATGATGTCAATGAAACGCATTTTGACGTCCCCAAGATTTGA